A genomic region of Miscanthus floridulus cultivar M001 chromosome 3, ASM1932011v1, whole genome shotgun sequence contains the following coding sequences:
- the LOC136544466 gene encoding uncharacterized protein gives MTKEIFKYDIKYGKAWRAKQWTWKMIYGDWEEGYEQLPAMFNATKVANLGMHYEYIPKLNAWKDGRQIFFHAFWCFSQCVEAFRHYRPVLSIDGTFLLGKYMGTLLVAISCDVDNALVPLAFALVERENKDSWG, from the coding sequence ATGACTAAGGAGATATTTAAGTATGACAtaaagtatgggaaagcatggagggcaaagcaatggacctggaagatgatatatggggactgggaggagggGTACGAGCAGTTGCCTGCAATGTTCAATGCAACAAAAGTAGccaatctaggcatgcattacgAGTACATCCCGAAGCTGAATGCATGGAAGgacgggaggcagatattcttccatgcATTCTGGTGCTTTTCCCAGTGTGTTGAGGCCTTCAGGCACTATCGTCCAGTGTTATCCATTGATGGTACTTTTCTGCTTGGCAAGTACATGGGCACACTATTGGTAGCCATTTCCTGTGACGTCGATAATGCATTGGTTCctttggcttttgctttggtggagagggagaacAAAGACAGCTGGGGATAG